The Ciconia boyciana chromosome 30, ASM3463844v1, whole genome shotgun sequence sequence tcccccccgtccccctccctcccctccccccccacccccggcaaAGCCAAAAGGGGAAGTTctgaggtgggggaggggtgcggagaggagatgggcagctgggcccctcccccacccccaggggacccaggtggggggaggggatgggggggaggggcaccGCGCTTATGGGGGTCCCCCCCcggttttttttctttcagggttGGCGGCTGCGGAGAGAGGTCaggcccctcccccaccccgggggacccaggggggaaggggaaggaaggggggcccagggtgggggaggggtcGAAGGGCTCGGGGTCGGGGGAAGGGGGGTCGGGGGGTCCCAGGtcagggggagggggggaaggaaggggggcagggtgtgggggaaggggggagggaagtCCCGGGtgtggggggaggggtgggggacccagggTGTGGGGAGGGGTTGAAGGGGtcgggggaggggaaggggggtgaggggggtcccaggcgtgggggaggggtgagggggacGCAGGGTGTGGGGAGGGGTGAGGGGTCAAgggggaggggtgagggggtcccaggggtgggggagggtggggtgtcagggggagggggagggcgtttgggggggtcccagggtgtgggggaggggcggggggtcccAGGCGTGCGGCCCCCCCAGagtgcagcccctgcctgctgggcCCGGGGCCAATCGCGGCGCTTGTTGTGGCTGACATCATCATGACGCTGCTCATCGCGGGTGGAGCCTACTGCCTGGCGAGGCGGAGCCAAAGAGGTCGGGGGGTGGGGCCAAAGAGGTGGGGGTGGGGCTACAGGGAGGTgggtggggcagagggggcgGAGCTAGCAGAGCAGGGCCAGTGGGGGGTGGAGTTTGTGAGGGCGTGGCCTGTTAAAGGGTGTGGCCAATGAGGGAGTGGGTGGAGTCGGCAAGGATGGGGCAGGGCCACAGGGGAAGTGGGTGGGGCGCCTCCGTAGGGGCGTGGCCTGTTCGGGGTGGGGTGGGCGGGGCTCCGGGCCTGACCCCGCCCCCTTCCCTTACAGCCGCGGCgaagccccgcccccccgaGATGGAGTCGACCTATCAGGTGGatgcggggagggggaggggaagggcggGGGAGCCCTGCGCGGCTGACCCCTGACCCCTGACCTCtgacccctccctccccccccaggagCTCCAGGGCACGCGCAGGGACATCTACAGCGAGCTCAAGCGCTGAGCCGCCCCTCCCCACCCGGAGCGGCCCCTCCCCCTCCACGCCGaccccggcccctcccccacccgGGGGCCCCAGGCCTcccggcccctccccccgccgctcaataaagctttttttgcttCGTTTTGCCTCATTTTGCCTCgttttgcctcagttttctttttcccacccCGTGACGCGGCGGTGACGTCGCCCGCGGAGAGGGGAAAGCAAGGCGGTGCCGCTCGGCGACGTCATCGCCGTGCGCCGGAAgtgccggcggcgcggccggaaGTGCCCCCTCTTCTCCTCAACCTCTTCCCACGATGGCGGCGGCtccagcggcggcggcggcggcggccccggcggctccGGCCGGCCCCGGGCCTGGGGCTGCGGCCTCGGTggcggcagcgggcagcggggcagcggcggcggggaacggggcggcggcggcggcggggccgggcccggcggcggccaAGAGCGGGGAGGAGCGGCTGAAGGAGATGGAGGCCGAGATGGCGCTgtgaggggcggggcttggggcGCCATGGCGAcgggggcggggcttggggggcCTGGGAGGGGTGCTGTGGTGAGGGGCGGAGCTTGGGGGTGCCATGGAGACGGGGGCGGGCTGGTGGGGTGCCATGGCGGCGGGGGCAGGGTCTGGGAGGGAGGTGCTGTGGagagggggcggggcttggggcGCCATGGAGACGGGGCGGGGCTGGTGGGGTGCCATGGCGATGGGGGCGGGGTCTGGGGGGTCTGGGAGGGAGGTGCTGTGgagaggggcggggcttggggcGCCATGGCGAcgggggcggggcttggggggcCTGGGAGGGGTGCTGTGGTGAGGGGCGGAGCTTGGGGGTGCCATGGCGGTGGGGGCGGGGTCTGGGAGAGAGGTGCTGTggtgaggggcggggcttggggcGCCATGGAGacaggggcagggctggtggggtgccatggcggcggggcggggtcTGGGAGGGAGGTGCTGTGGagagggggcggggcttggggcGCCATGGAGAGGGGGCGGGGCTTGTGGGGTGCCATGGCGATGGGGGCGGGGTTTGGAGTCTGATGGGAGGTGCCGTGgaggaggggcggggcttggggggTCTTGTGGGGATGGGGGCGGGGCTTAGGGGCCGTGGCAAGGTGGGGGCAGGGCCTGGAGAACCCCGTGTGAGAAGGGGCGTGGTTTGGCGGTGACCTTAGCAACGCGGGGCGGGGCTTGGGGGCCTTCATGGCGACGGGGCGGGGCTGAGGGCGGGTCCTTGCACCCCGAAGGGGTGGTCCTGTGGGATGGGCGGGGCTAACGGGGGCGGGGCCTTGTGGGCGGGGCCACGGGAACTCTGGAGGGGCAGGAAGGgacggggggcagggggaatggggggactgggagggactggggggcactgggacccccaacccccctcGTCTCTCGTCCCCTCCCCCCAGGTTCgagcaggaggtgctgggggccCCACCCCGCCCCCCGCGGGGGACCCGGTGGCCTTGGCCGTGCCCCCGTCACCCCCGTCCTGCGCCCCATCATCGCCACCAACACCTACCAGCAGGTGACAccccggggtgtccccaacccccccgctgtccccaccccccgctgtcccctcccccatgtccctcatgcaccccccaatgtcccccatgtccctgtgacGTCCCGTGAACCCAtggtgtccctgtgtccccataaCGTCCCCGTGATCTTGTGACATCCCCACGGCGTCCCGTGACATCCCGcgtccccgatgtccccgtgtcccctcgatgtccccacgatgtccccatgtccccatccccacgtccccgtgtccccacgatgtccccatgatgtccccatggcatccccttgtccccacgtccctcaATGTCCCCACgacgtccctgtgtccccatccccacgtccccatgtccccacgaTGTCCCCAC is a genomic window containing:
- the TYROBP gene encoding TYRO protein tyrosine kinase-binding protein: MAPPTSSCPHVPPPPLGATRCHHGPPATPGLLLLLLGLAAAERECSPCLLGPGPIAALVVADIIMTLLIAGGAYCLARRSQRAAAKPRPPEMESTYQELQGTRRDIYSELKR